One Sulfitobacter sp. M39 genomic window, CACATAAGGCGGGTCAAGCGGGTATTCGTCAAGGTTGGGGCTGGTCCCGATGCGGTCCACCACGGCGAAAAGCCCGGGCTCTGCCAAAGGGGTAAGCACGCCGTGCCATGTGCCGCGGTGAAAGTTCACGCCCTGATGCGGCGCGGTCATGAAAGCCAGCGGTGCGCCGGGGGTATCGCCCTCGTCAGGTGCTACGATCACGAGAAACGGCTCGCCCGTCAGCGGGAGGAAGGCTTGCGACCCTTCGGGGTGCCGTTCAAGCAGGTCCAACTGGTACGGCAGGCTACGGGCCTGCGCGTTAAAGATGCTGATGCCCGCGCGACCGTCGGGCCCGAAATCGAGCTTTGCCAGATCATGGTGCCGCCCACAAAGCCCCGCGTTGATGATCCGGTCCGGCGCACCCGACGCGTCCAGCACTTCACCGAAAGGGGCGAAGGCGACAGCGGTCAGCGGCTGAACGGTGATCTCGCGCAGGCTCACAGCGACAGCGGCATGTGGCGGTTCACATCCTTATACAACAGATAGCGGAAGGGTTCTTGCCCCGTTGCGATACAGGCCTGCGGACAAAAAGCGCGTAGCCACATGAAATCGCCCGCCTCTACCGGCACCCAGTCGCGGTTCAGCAAATAATCTGCCGTGCCCTGAATGACGTAGAGCCCGTGTTCCATCACATGGGTCTCTGCGAAAGGGATGCGCCCGCCGGGCTGGAAGGTCACGATATTGACGTGCATATCGTGGCGCAGATCGCCTGGGTCCGCGAAACGCTGGGTCGCCCAAGCGCCATCAGTATCGGGCATGGCAATCGGCGCGACTTCGTCGTCGTGGGTTACGAATGCCTCAGGCGCATCCATGCCGTCCACGGGCACATAGCGCTTGCGCACCCAGTGCAAGCCGCAAGGCGTATCGCCGGTGTTCCACAGCGTCCATTTGGCCGCAGGGGGAATATAGGCGTAAGACCCTGCCACCAGATCATACCTCTGCCCGTCAAGCGTCAACCGCGCGCGGCCTGTGGCCACAAACAAGACCGCTTGCGCCTGCGTGTCCGGCTCGGGTGTGTCGCTGCCACCCTCGGGGGCAAGCTCTACCGCGTATTGCGCGAAGGTTTCGGCAAATCCGGTCAGCGGCCGCGCCAGCACCCACGCGCGTGTGTTCACCCATTCGGGCAGCAAGCTGGTTACGATGTCCCGCTGCACCGAGGCAGGGATCACCGCGTAGGCGTCCGTGAACACAGCCGTGCTTTCAGGAGAGACCGTCTGGTCCGGCAGACCGCCGGGGGGGAAGGCATAGGTCATAGCATATCCTCCAACCGCAGCCGCGCGATCCGTTCGACCTGCGCGCATGCGCTGGTAAATTCATCTTCGGTTGCGTTGGCGATGCGGGTCTCGAACTGGCGCAGGATGCCGTCCTTGTCGTGATCCTTCACCGCGATGATAAAGGGAAACCCGTGTTTCGCGACATATTGGCTGTTCAACGTCTCAAAGCGCGTACGCTCGGCATCGGTCAAGGCGTCCAGCCCGGCGCTGGCTTGTTCTTGCGTGCTTTCAGCCGTCAGCCGTTTGGCCGCCGCTAGCTTGCCCGCCAGATCGGGGTGCGCGGTTAGCACGCCCAAGCGTTCCGCCCGCGTCGCCGACCGGAACATCCGTGCCAAAGCATTATGTATCCCCGCGACAGAGTTATGCGCGGGGCCTAGTTCAAGCTCGTAGGCGCGTTCGGCGATCCACGGTGAATGTTCGAACACCCCGCCGAATTTCGCGACAAAACTGGCGCGGTCCATCTGGTCCAGACGCAGGCGCGGCTGAGGCGGATGGGTTGCGCGCCAATGGTCGGCAATATCGATGCGGCGCGGCGTCCAGACGCCCTCGAACCCTTTGATATAGTCGATAAAGCGTTTCAGCGCCTGTATCCGTCCGGGCCGCCCGATCAGACGGCAATGCAACCCGACCGACATCATTTTGGCCTGCCCGGCGCTGCCTTCGGCATAAAGCGCATCGAAGGTATCGCGCAGATAGGCATAGAATTGATCGCCCGAGTTAAAACCCTGTGGCGTGGCAAAGCGCATGTCGTTGCAATCAAGCGTATAGGGGATAATCAGCTGGTCGCGCCCTGCCACCTGCATCCAATAGGGCAGATCATCGTCGTATGTATCCGAGATATAGTCGAAGGCCCCCGTCTCTGCCGCCAGCGCAACCGTGTTCACAGAGCTGCGCCCCGTGTACCAGCCACGCGGTGCTGTACCGACCACCTCGCGGTGCAGTCGGATCGCCTCGTCCATATCGGCGCTTTCGACCTCGGCGGTGTGATCCTTGTAGTCGATCCACTTAAGCCCGTGGCTTGCGATCTCCCAGTCGGCTTGGGTCATCGCCTCTACCTGCTGCGGGGACCGCGCCAAGGCGGTGGCGACGCCATAAACGGTAACAGGGATATCCGCACCCGTGAACAGACGGTGCAACCGCCAAAAGCCCGCCCGCGCGCCGTAGTCATAGATGGATTCCATGTTCCAGTGACGTTGCCCCGGCCAAGGGGCGGCCCCGACGATTTCGGACAAGAAGGCCTCTGACGCGGCATCCCCGTGAAGCAGACAGTTCTCGCCGCCTTCTTCATAGTTCAGCACGAATTGCACCGCGATCCGCGCGCCGCCCGGCCATTGTGCATCAGGCGGTGTGGGGCCGTAGCCGTGAAAATCACGAGGGTAGCGTGTCATGGGATCGTCCTTTGGTCAGCGCCTGCGCACGCGGGGAAACCGCGCGCTGCGGGCCGTTGTTTTCGTCAACCAACGGTTTTCTGGCACTGATTTTTCGCAATGTACAGCCAGCCAACCCTTCCCGAAAGGTCGGCTGGCTGCCAGATCGGCTCGAGTGGCCCTGCTCTCTTATAGCGAAAGTTCTAAGGCGCTGGCCGGCCTGAAACTTAAACACATGCGGGGGGCATATCGGGCGGGAAGTGAGTGGAAGGGGCCGCTCTTGATGCGCTATGCAACACGAGTCCTGTCGGCCCCTGCCCAATGATCGTCGCACCACGTGCGACTTGCCCGATCATAAGAATTCTGTCCCCCAGAATACATACTCGGATTGTATGGGTCGCTGGCAGGCAACACCTCCGATTGAATGTTGTGTACCATATAGGCGCAGGATGATTCGCGGCTCAAGCAAAAACGATTCGGTAGGCGCATTATTTTTCGCCAGCGCCCGAATCACCGCCCGTTTCTGCGCTGGCGCGCCAAGAAAGCCGCCCGCCGATCCGCCATTGACCTAGCCCGACACCCGCCTATCGTAAGGGTCCAACGGATCAGGAAAGACACCACTCATGGCAAACGGCTATTTGACGACGCATGTTCTGGACACCGCACGCGGCCGCCCCGCAGGCGGGCTGGAAATCACGCTTTACCGGATCGAAGGGGCCAACCGCATGAAGCTGGTGCAGATGACCACCAATGCTGACGGTCGCACCGACACGCCGATCTTGCCCAAGGGCCAGTTTGCGGCTGGCACGTATGAGCTGGTGTTCGAAGCCGGTGCCTATCTTGATGCCATCGGAGCGGAGCCCGAAGCACCGCGTTTCCTTGACCAGATCCCCCTGCGCTTTGGCATTTCGGATGCGGATGCGCATTATCACGTGCCCCTTTTGCTATCGCCGTTCGGCTATTCAACCTATCGCGGCAGCTGAACGCCGCTGGCGGATGTGACGTGAGGGCGCGATGCTTGCATTGCGCCGTTGCCCCGTGGCACATTGCCTGTCTGATCAGACAGGAAAGCGCCCATGTCCACGCATGTATATGACCCGACCGAACTGGCCCAAAGCCACCTGCCACAGGTGACGGAACCCCGCAATCCGGGGATGCCGCTGGATATGGATTGGGTGCGCGCCGTGCAGGTGAACTCCTCTGCGGTGGAGCGCCGCGCCGCGGGTTTGCCCGCGCGCCGTTCCGTGAAGAAAGATTATCAGGCCGCGTGGCTGCTGCGCGCCGTCAGCTGTATCGACCTGACCACGCTGTCGGGGGATGATACCGCCCGCCGTGTCGAGCGGCTTTGTGCGAAGGCACGTCAACCGATTGCGCCCGCGCTGCTGGACGCGCTTGGCATGTCACAGATCACCGTGGGCGCGGTCTGTGTCTACCACGAGATGATCGCCCCCGCCAAAGCAGCACTGCAGGGCACGGGCATCCCGATTGCCGCCGTTTCTACAGGTTTTCCCGCCGGTCTCTCCCCGTTCGAGCTGCGCCTGCGCGAGATCGAGATGAGCGTCGCCGCCGGTGCCGCCGAGATCGACATCGTTATTTCGCGCCGCCATGTGCTGTCAGGCGACTGGCAGGCGCTTTATGATGAGATGCGTGCCTTCCGAGCCGCTTGTGGCGATGCGCATGTCAAAGCGATCCT contains:
- a CDS encoding ureidoglycolate lyase → MSLREITVQPLTAVAFAPFGEVLDASGAPDRIINAGLCGRHHDLAKLDFGPDGRAGISIFNAQARSLPYQLDLLERHPEGSQAFLPLTGEPFLVIVAPDEGDTPGAPLAFMTAPHQGVNFHRGTWHGVLTPLAEPGLFAVVDRIGTSPNLDEYPLDPPYVIKG
- a CDS encoding bifunctional allantoicase/(S)-ureidoglycine aminohydrolase, with the translated sequence MTYAFPPGGLPDQTVSPESTAVFTDAYAVIPASVQRDIVTSLLPEWVNTRAWVLARPLTGFAETFAQYAVELAPEGGSDTPEPDTQAQAVLFVATGRARLTLDGQRYDLVAGSYAYIPPAAKWTLWNTGDTPCGLHWVRKRYVPVDGMDAPEAFVTHDDEVAPIAMPDTDGAWATQRFADPGDLRHDMHVNIVTFQPGGRIPFAETHVMEHGLYVIQGTADYLLNRDWVPVEAGDFMWLRAFCPQACIATGQEPFRYLLYKDVNRHMPLSL
- the puuE gene encoding allantoinase PuuE, with the protein product MTRYPRDFHGYGPTPPDAQWPGGARIAVQFVLNYEEGGENCLLHGDAASEAFLSEIVGAAPWPGQRHWNMESIYDYGARAGFWRLHRLFTGADIPVTVYGVATALARSPQQVEAMTQADWEIASHGLKWIDYKDHTAEVESADMDEAIRLHREVVGTAPRGWYTGRSSVNTVALAAETGAFDYISDTYDDDLPYWMQVAGRDQLIIPYTLDCNDMRFATPQGFNSGDQFYAYLRDTFDALYAEGSAGQAKMMSVGLHCRLIGRPGRIQALKRFIDYIKGFEGVWTPRRIDIADHWRATHPPQPRLRLDQMDRASFVAKFGGVFEHSPWIAERAYELELGPAHNSVAGIHNALARMFRSATRAERLGVLTAHPDLAGKLAAAKRLTAESTQEQASAGLDALTDAERTRFETLNSQYVAKHGFPFIIAVKDHDKDGILRQFETRIANATEDEFTSACAQVERIARLRLEDML
- the uraH gene encoding hydroxyisourate hydrolase, producing the protein MANGYLTTHVLDTARGRPAGGLEITLYRIEGANRMKLVQMTTNADGRTDTPILPKGQFAAGTYELVFEAGAYLDAIGAEPEAPRFLDQIPLRFGISDADAHYHVPLLLSPFGYSTYRGS
- the deoC gene encoding deoxyribose-phosphate aldolase gives rise to the protein MSTHVYDPTELAQSHLPQVTEPRNPGMPLDMDWVRAVQVNSSAVERRAAGLPARRSVKKDYQAAWLLRAVSCIDLTTLSGDDTARRVERLCAKARQPIAPALLDALGMSQITVGAVCVYHEMIAPAKAALQGTGIPIAAVSTGFPAGLSPFELRLREIEMSVAAGAAEIDIVISRRHVLSGDWQALYDEMRAFRAACGDAHVKAILATGELGSLRNVARASLICMMAGADFIKTSTGKESVNATLPVTLVMIRAIRDYFDRTGFRVGYKPAGGISKAKDALVYLAMMKEELGDRWLQPDLFRFGASSLLGDIERQLDHHVSGSYSASHRHAIS